The Fusobacterium necrophorum subsp. necrophorum genome has a window encoding:
- a CDS encoding alpha/beta hydrolase, with the protein MKFSFEEKGQGKTIVLVHSYLWDREMWREQIDLLSEQYRCIAIDLPSHGSCLRKLPKNYCLEDLAKELIAFLEEKGIEKYHYIGLSVGGMLIPYLYENDKDKIESFVMMDSYVGAEGEEKKALYFHLLDSIEMMKKIPTAMAEQIAKMFFAEKRKNSSNPDYVKFINRLQGFSEEQLEDIVILGRAIFGREEKRESLKNITLPTTIIVGEEDEPRPPYEAEEMSHLFPNAKCIIVPRAGHISNRDQAEFVNEIFRSLFLSSDRHTKV; encoded by the coding sequence ATGAAATTCAGTTTTGAAGAGAAAGGACAAGGAAAAACCATTGTCTTGGTTCATTCTTATCTGTGGGATAGAGAAATGTGGAGAGAACAAATCGATTTGTTGTCCGAACAATATAGATGTATTGCAATTGATTTACCAAGTCATGGAAGCTGTTTGAGAAAATTACCTAAAAATTATTGCTTAGAGGATTTGGCAAAGGAACTGATTGCGTTTTTGGAAGAAAAGGGAATTGAAAAATACCATTATATCGGCTTATCTGTAGGAGGAATGTTGATTCCATATCTATATGAAAATGATAAGGACAAAATTGAAAGTTTTGTAATGATGGATAGCTATGTGGGAGCGGAAGGAGAAGAGAAAAAAGCTCTTTATTTTCATCTATTGGACAGTATTGAAATGATGAAGAAAATTCCGACGGCTATGGCAGAACAGATTGCAAAGATGTTCTTTGCGGAAAAAAGAAAAAATTCTTCCAATCCCGACTATGTAAAATTTATCAATAGGTTGCAGGGATTTTCCGAGGAGCAATTGGAAGATATTGTGATTTTGGGAAGAGCTATTTTCGGGCGGGAAGAGAAAAGAGAAAGCTTGAAGAATATTACCCTTCCGACTACAATCATTGTCGGAGAGGAGGATGAGCCGAGACCTCCATACGAAGCGGAAGAAATGTCTCATCTCTTTCCCAATGCCAAATGTATTATCGTTCCGAGGGCAGGGCATATTTCCAATCGAGATCAGGCAGAATTCGTAAATGAAATTTTCCGAAGTCTATTTTTATCTTCTGACCGACATACAAAAGTTTAA
- a CDS encoding nitronate monooxygenase codes for MLKIGNIEIKVPIFQGGMAIGVSMAELAAAVSNEGGVGVIAGTGLKKEELKQEIQKAKEKLVGVGKVLGVNIMVATTNFMELVDAAIESGVEFIIFGAGFSRDIFDYVKGTGTQAIPIVSSLKLAKISEKLGAPAVIVEGGNAGGHLGSELDSWDIVPEVAQNIHIPVIGAGGVMTPEDGKRMLSLGAKGIQMGSRFVASKECGVSQVFKEMYKKVKQGEIVKIMSSAGLPANAIVSPYVKKVLDEVTEFPRNCFACLKKCTHKFCVNERLQMAHHGNYEEGIFFAGRDAWKITEILAVKEIMEKFRILFQE; via the coding sequence ATGCTTAAAATTGGAAATATCGAAATTAAAGTTCCTATTTTTCAAGGAGGGATGGCAATAGGGGTGTCTATGGCCGAGCTGGCGGCAGCAGTGAGTAATGAAGGCGGAGTAGGAGTAATTGCAGGAACAGGATTAAAAAAAGAAGAATTAAAGCAAGAAATACAAAAAGCAAAAGAGAAATTGGTAGGAGTGGGAAAGGTACTGGGAGTCAATATCATGGTTGCCACTACAAATTTTATGGAATTGGTAGATGCTGCCATTGAAAGCGGTGTAGAATTTATTATTTTTGGAGCCGGTTTTTCAAGAGATATCTTTGACTATGTAAAAGGAACGGGGACACAGGCAATTCCTATTGTGTCTTCTCTAAAATTGGCAAAGATTTCTGAAAAACTGGGAGCTCCTGCAGTGATTGTAGAGGGAGGAAATGCCGGAGGACATTTAGGAAGTGAATTGGATTCTTGGGATATTGTTCCGGAAGTGGCACAAAATATTCATATACCTGTGATTGGAGCCGGAGGAGTCATGACCCCTGAGGATGGAAAAAGAATGTTGTCTTTAGGAGCCAAAGGAATTCAAATGGGAAGTCGCTTCGTAGCTTCTAAAGAATGTGGAGTGAGTCAGGTCTTTAAAGAGATGTATAAAAAAGTAAAACAGGGAGAAATTGTAAAAATTATGAGTTCTGCGGGATTACCGGCAAATGCCATTGTCAGTCCTTATGTAAAAAAAGTGTTGGATGAGGTAACGGAATTCCCGAGAAACTGTTTTGCCTGTTTAAAAAAATGTACTCATAAGTTTTGTGTCAATGAAAGATTGCAAATGGCACATCATGGAAATTATGAAGAAGGAATTTTCTTTGCAGGAAGAGACGCATGGAAGATTACGGAAATTTTAGCCGTCAAAGAAATTATGGAAAAATTCCGAATTTTATTTCAGGAATGA